A genomic segment from Nicotiana tabacum cultivar K326 chromosome 9, ASM71507v2, whole genome shotgun sequence encodes:
- the LOC142164234 gene encoding nectarin-1-like, translated as MAAFGINKIFQSMVTTMLFLLAISIGRYCFAADEDMLQDVCVADLNSMVKVNGFPCKKNFTAADFSSLAISKPGATNNTFGSVVTAANVEKVPGLNTLGVSLSRIDYAPGGINPPHTHPRASEMVFVLEGELKVGFITTANVLVSKQITKGEVFVFPRGLVHFQKNNGKVPAAVISAFNSQFPGTQSIAATLFAASPTVPDDILAQTFQINTEDVQQIKSKFAPAKKF; from the exons ATGGCTGCCTTTGGAATTAATAAGATATTTCAAAGTATGGTGACAACGATGTTGTTTTTGTTAGCCATTAGCATAGGCAGATATTGTTTTGCGGCAGATGAGGACATGCTCCAAGATGTTTGTGTTGCTGATCTCAACTCAA TGGTGAAGGTGAACGGATTCCCTTGCAAGAAGAATTTCACGGCGGCAGATTTCTCGTCGTTGGCCATTTCAAAGCCTGGAGCCACAAACAACACATTTGGTTCGGTAGTAACAGCCGCAAATGTTGAGAAAGTTCCTGGGCTTAACACACTTGGTGTATCCCTCTCTCGAATTGACTATGCCCCTGGTGGTATTAACCCACCCCACACCCACCCACGTGCCTCTGAAATGGTCTTTGTTTTGGAAGGTGAATTGAAAGTTGGCTTCATTACTACTGCCAATGTACTCGTCTCAAAGCAAATTACAAAGGGCGAAGTTTTTGTTTTTCCTAGAGGACTTGTCCATTTTCAGAAGAATAATGGCAAAGTTCCAGCAGCTGTTATTTCTGCTTTCAATAGCCAGTTTCCTGGGACTCAGTCAATAGCAGCCACTTTGTTTGCTGCTTCACCAACTGTGCCAGATGATATCTTGGCTCAGACATTCCAAATTAATACTGAGGATGTTCAGCAGATCAAGTCAAAGTTTGCACCTGCCAAGAAATTTTAG